CCGATAATCGTATTTGTTACAAACACTGTTGTCGACTCAAGTGAATGCATGTCCAAAAAAGGATTGGTTGACTGCATAACCTCCATGTCGTTTCTCCATTTATGATAGAGTTCAACATCATCGGAGATCATTTTTCTTAACTTAATCCTGGACGATTCAAAAAGCACTATTCAACACTCCTTTGATCTATTAATCTCGTATCTCATTTGTGGAAGCTGCCTATTATTGAAAACAGTAGAAGGTGTATCCCCGATATGAACAGCGCCCATATTTTCATAGAAGCCCTTTGCATAAGGATCACTGTCAATTAAAAAACTGGTAATACCTAAAGCCCAGGCTACCCTTATTACACCTTCCCAGAGAATTCCTCCAAAGCCCTTCCCGATATATTGCGTTCGCATAAAGAAGAAATCCAAACTGTATTCCTTGCCCTCATTCACCAAGGAAAAAAATCCAATAATGTCATTATCCTCTTCCAAAACGTAAACATGCTGGCCCTTGATATCCTCTTTGCTGATGGTCAGAGCCGCTTCACATGCTTTTAAAAAATCCGCATCATAATTCCAGTAAGCCTTTGATTCCATCGCGATGTTACTCAGGACATTCGCTTCCTGGACCAACGCCTGTCTTATATTTGCCAATCGTGTCCCCTCCATTCACGTACAGCATTGAGATAAGGAACCATTGTCTCAACTCAGAGAAAAGTTCACCTGTCTTTTCAGCAACAAAAGAACAACAATAAATCCAAATGCTAATACAGGATAGGTCCCACTGAACACAACAGCAATGAGAAATATTACCGCGATACCATCATCTATCTGAAAATAACGCGACTGTTTCGCCAACAGTGTCATTGTTTT
The genomic region above belongs to Virgibacillus doumboii and contains:
- a CDS encoding GNAT family N-acetyltransferase, whose amino-acid sequence is MESKAYWNYDADFLKACEAALTISKEDIKGQHVYVLEEDNDIIGFFSLVNEGKEYSLDFFFMRTQYIGKGFGGILWEGVIRVAWALGITSFLIDSDPYAKGFYENMGAVHIGDTPSTVFNNRQLPQMRYEINRSKEC